Proteins co-encoded in one Malus sylvestris chromosome 7, drMalSylv7.2, whole genome shotgun sequence genomic window:
- the LOC126629139 gene encoding mRNA cap guanine-N7 methyltransferase 2-like, producing the protein MSLHAGTKAESTHHRLYEFAKAALTRIFVHPYATVCELYCGGGVDAEKWDDAQIGHYIGIDISSSGISQRREAWESQRKAYTADFFELDPCMEDVEMHLKDKANTTDLVCCLQNLQMCFQTEERARKLLLNVSSLLKPGGYFFGITPDSSTIWAKYQKNVEAYHNRSGGMKPNIVPNCIRSENYTITFEVEEEKFPIFGKKYQLKFANDISPESHHLVHFPSFIRLAREAGLEYVEIQNLTEFYDDNRAQFAGMIMNSCSNLVDPRGRLLPRSYDVLGLYTTFIFQKPDPDITPPLMTPVLHDVTYIQDEREWQVPVTTIWRDDEKTVPVEPPPGLGKISEQKGILGPGPAELRFSEAL; encoded by the exons ATGAGTCTGCACGCGGGGACGAAGGCGGAGTCGACTCACCACCGACTCTACGAGTTCGCAAAAGCTGCACTCACCAGAATCTTCGTCCACCCTTACGCCACG GTGTGCGAATTGTACTGCGGCGGAGGAGTCGACGCCGAGAAGTGGGACGATGCTCAAATCGGCCATTACATCGGAATCG ATATTTCGTCGTCGGGAATAAGCCAGAGAAGAGAAGCGTGGGAGAGCCAGAGGAAGGCTTACACTGCCGACTTCTTTGAGCTTGACCCTTGCATG GAAGATGTAGAGATGCATTTGAAAGATAAGGCAAACACGACTGATTTAGTTTGCTGCTTGCAGAATTTGCag ATGTGTTTCCAAACTGAGGAGAGAGCAAGGAAACTATTGCTTAATGTGTCATCCTTATTGAAACCGGGGGGTTATTTTTTCGGTATTACTCCTGACTCATCTACAATATG GGCAAAGTACCAGAAGAATGTTGAAGCATACCACAATAGAAGTGGTGGCATGAAACCGAACATTGTCCCCAATTGCATTAGATCAGAGAACTACACGATTACCTTTGAAGTTGAGGAAGAGAA GTTtcctatatttggaaagaaatacCAACTGAAATTTGCTAATGATATCTCTCCTGAAAGTCATCACTTGGTTCATTTCCCAAGCTTTATCAG GTTAGCCAGAGAAGCTGGTCTTGAGTATGTGGAGATTCAAAACTTAACTGAATTTTACGATGACAACAG AGCACAATTTGCAGGCATGATAATGAATTCCTGTTCAAACCTTGTGGATCCTCGAGGAAGACTTCTTCCTCGATCATATGATGTATTAG gtTTATATACCACGTTTATATTCCAAAAGCCGGACCCTGATATTACTCCCCCGCTCATGACACCAGTGCTGCACGATGTAACTTACATTCAAGATGAG AGAGAGTGGCAAGTGCCAGTGACGACTATCTGGAGAGATGACGAAAAGACCGTACCAGTAGAGCCGCCTCCTGGGCTGGGAAAGATTAGTGAACAAAAAGGGATTTTGGGTCCAGGCCCTGCTGAGTTGCGTTTTTCCGAGGCACTTTGA
- the LOC126629144 gene encoding uncharacterized protein LOC126629144 codes for MSRCFVYECAGAWAVDLSWDIIARFGKQEAMPREFFMDFVKVAQDEGHHFTLLASRLEEMGLFYGALATHDGLWPSGTRQLPLPDLMARLAIEHCVHEARGLNVVPTTISQFRNKGDDKMAELLESVVRREEITHCAAGMMLFGTTECHRKKITKICTLKREFIVEKWRMFSVAMFVHYSLLFKGW; via the exons ATGTCTCGGTGTTTTGTGTATGAGTGTGCAGGAGCTTGGGCTGTTGACTTGTCTTGG GACATAATTGCTAGGTTCGGCAAGCAAGAGGCAATGCCGAGAGAGTTCTTCATGGATTTCGTGAAGGTGGCGCAAGATGAAGGGCATCACTTCACTCTCCTGGCATCTCGCCTCGAGGAGATGGGTTTGTTTTATGGAGCTTTGGCGACCCACGACGGCCTCTGGCCCTCTGGGACTCGGCAACTACCACTTCCAGACCTAATGGCGCGCCTTGCCATCGAGCATTGCGTGCACGAGGCGAGAGGACTCAACGTTGTCCCAACAACCATATCTCAATTCCGCAACAAGGGCGATGACAAAATGGCTGAATTGCTGGAAAGCGTGGTGCGCCGGGAAGAAATAACTCATTGTGCTGCGGGAATGATGTTGTTCGGTACAACTGAATGCCacagaaaaaaaataaccaaaatctgCACATTAAAAAGGGAATTTATTGTTGAAAAATGGCGGATGTTTTCTGTGGCCATGTTTGTACATTATTCCCTTTTATTCAAGGGATGGTAA